AAAGAGAGGTATTGGTTACCCCATTCTCGCATTTCGATAAGTACGTTTTTTAAGGCTTTTCCCTTCTCTGTCAACGAGTACTCAACTCGTGGGGGAACTTCAGCATAGACTTTTCTAATGACAAGACCATTGTCTTCTAATTGCTTGAGTTCTTTCACGAGCATACGGGTATTAATGCCCTCAATACTTCTTTCCAACTCTTTAAAACGTTTGGTTTCGTATATCAGGGCAAAAATAATAGGCAAAGTCCACTTACCACCGATGACATCAGCAGTTCTGGTAATAGGACATTCAATATAATTACATTTTTTTTCAGACATAAGTAAATGATTATCAATAATAGTTTACTTTTTGTTATTACTTCACATGTTAGTAACTACTTGCAAAAATAAAGCAATGCGTTCTACTTTGCAAGAAAAAACGTAATACCATGATTTTAACAACACAAAAAG
The Flectobacillus major DSM 103 DNA segment above includes these coding regions:
- a CDS encoding winged helix-turn-helix transcriptional regulator; its protein translation is MSEKKCNYIECPITRTADVIGGKWTLPIIFALIYETKRFKELERSIEGINTRMLVKELKQLEDNGLVIRKVYAEVPPRVEYSLTEKGKALKNVLIEMREWGNQYLSLPTA